A single genomic interval of Myxocyprinus asiaticus isolate MX2 ecotype Aquarium Trade chromosome 19, UBuf_Myxa_2, whole genome shotgun sequence harbors:
- the LOC127410215 gene encoding zinc transporter 1-like, producing MACAPNRVRLLCMLSLTFGFFIVEVVVSRLTSSLAMLSDSFHMLSDVIALVVALVAVRFAEKTQSTNKNTFGWIRAEVMGALVNAVFLTALCFTIILEATERFTEPHEIEKPWVVIGVGAAGLVVNLLGLCLFHGHAGGGGHGHSHGGHKKHKNGKARRSEMLEDCRSAGEETNNLVGNHNSSPNGVNTDRRRADVCHSNSLDLQINGNAPYEELENGHDSASQLNMRGVFLHVLGDALGSVIVVVNALIFTFVWKPCLPGTLCENPCAGHQCTDHVENISSAGTNHTMFKAGPCWVLYLDPTLCVIMVCILLYTTYPLLKESALILLQTVPKQIDMHQLKARLQELEGVLAVHELHIWQLAGSRIIATAHIKCHDPTSYMDVAKRIKDFFHDEGIHATTIQPEFVTMNSDSRASLCELSCRTQCAPKLCCGAADTVKQPDGALGQKKPSESKTPMVPGEGSALEIINESVETASRPEAPVIITREVESSL from the exons ATGGCCTGCGCGCCGAACCGGGTCCGTCTGCTGTGCATGCTGTCGCTCACCTTCGGGTTCTTCATCGTGGAAGTGGTAGTAAGCCGGCTCACGTCGTCTCTAGCAATGCTGTCAGACTCTTTTCATATGTTATCGGACGTGATCGCGCTGGTCGTGGCTCTGGTGGCGGTACGCTTCGCCGAGAAGACCCAATCCACCAACAAGAACACGTTCGGCTGGATCCGGGCCGAGGTGATGGGCGCGCTGGTCAACGCCGTGTTCCTCACCGCGCTCTGTTTCACCATCATCCTGGAGGCCACCGAGCGCTTCACGGAGCCGCATGAGATCGAGAAGCCCTGGGTGGTGATCGGGGTGGGCGCCGCGGGGCTAGTGGTCAACTTGCTCGGGCTCTGTCTCTTCCACGGGCACGCTGGAGGCGGTGGACACGGCCATTCCCACGGAGgacacaaaaaacacaagaatggGAAAGCCCGCAGGTCCGAAATGCTGGAGGATTGCCGGTCCGCTGGAGAAGAGACCAATAACCTGGTCGGGAATCACAATAGCAGCCCGAACGGCGTTAATACGGACCGGAGGAGAGCTG ATGTGTGTCATAGCAACAGCCTGGATTTGCAGATTAACGGCAATGCTCCATATGAAGAACTTGAAAACGGACATGACTCTGCATCCCAGCTCAACATGCGGGGTGTTTTCCTTCACGTCCTGGGTGATGCTCTCGGCTCTGTGATCGTGGTGGTCAACGCCCTCATCTTCACCTTTGTATGGAAGCCGTGCTTGCCTGGTACGCTCTGTGAGAACCCTTGTGCTGGTCACCAATGCACAGACCATGTTGAGAATATCAGCAGTGCAGGAACCAACCATACGATGTTCAAAGCAGGGCCTTGCTGGGTGCTTTATCTCGACCCAACGCTTTGTGTCATCATGGTCTGTATCCTTCTGTACACCACGTACCCACTTCTGAAAGAGTCTGCGCTTATCCTACTGCAAACCGTGCCCAAGCAGATCGACATGCATCAGCTCAAGGCCCGGCTGCAGGAACTGGAGGGCGTGCTGGCAGTGCATGAGCTGCACATCTGGCAGCTGGCAGGCAGTCGCATTATTGCCACAGCGCACATCAAATGCCACGACCCTACCTCCTATATGGATGTAGCCAAGCGTATCAAGGACTTTTTCCATGACGAGGGCATCCACGCAACGACCATTCAACCAGAATTTGTCACAATGAACTCGGATTCTCGTGCGTCACTTTGCGAGCTGTCTTGCAGAACGCAGTGTGCACCAAAACTATGCTGTGGCGCAGCTGATACTGTAAAACAACCGGATGGTGCTCTGGGCCAAAAGAAACCAAGTGAGTCCAAAACCCCAATGGTCCCAGGAGAAGGTTCTGCTCTGGAGATCATCAATGAGTCTGTGGAGACTGCAAGCAGGCCTGAAGCCCCTGTGATCATCACAAGGGAAGTGGAGTCATCACTGTGA